The Verrucomicrobiota bacterium genome includes a window with the following:
- a CDS encoding prepilin-type N-terminal cleavage/methylation domain-containing protein, with translation MKNSPVPRKPAATAFTLIELLVVIAIIAILAGMLLPALGKAKAKAQAAGCINHLKQLQLCWQMYVDDSNDIMPPNKWGGSGGGPISFSGSWLAGSARVDRNTTNITNGVLFRYNQSV, from the coding sequence ATGAAAAACTCACCTGTTCCTCGAAAACCTGCGGCTACCGCGTTCACCCTGATTGAACTCCTGGTGGTCATCGCGATCATTGCGATCCTGGCCGGGATGCTCTTGCCGGCTCTGGGCAAAGCCAAGGCCAAGGCTCAAGCCGCTGGCTGCATCAACCACCTCAAACAGCTTCAACTCTGCTGGCAAATGTACGTGGACGACTCCAATGACATCATGCCGCCCAACAAATGGGGCGGGAGTGGCGGGGGGCCGATCAGCTTCTCCGGTTCCTGGCTCGCAGGCAGCGCGCGCGTAGATCGGAACACGACCAACATCACGAACGGAGTTCTCTTTCGCTACAATCAGTCCGTG